A stretch of Vicinamibacterales bacterium DNA encodes these proteins:
- a CDS encoding dihydroorotate dehydrogenase-like protein, with the protein MAVSQPPAIVTSTATETVYLGLRLAHPFIAGASPLSAKLRDVRRLEDANAAAIVLHSLFEEQITEAESGQIHGVDPLEDAGFAPLIDTFPAAREYRLAPDEYLEHLRRVKAAVGIPVIASLNGTSRGQWMKYGVQLEQAGADALEVNIYRVLSEFSVSAETVENDLVQAVRDLKSTLKIPLALKLPPFYTAFANLASRLDQAGVDGLVLFNRFYQPDINLRTLTATPALSLSRRSELLLRLRWLAILHGRVRASLAATGGVESANDGVKAVLAGAHAVQVVSALLRHGPGFLAAIVNGFSAWMERHDVARLDDVRGRVSLQNAAAPANFERASYIRTLNEWRRPAR; encoded by the coding sequence ATGGCCGTTTCGCAGCCGCCCGCCATCGTCACCTCCACCGCGACGGAGACCGTGTATCTGGGGCTCAGGCTTGCGCATCCCTTCATCGCGGGCGCCTCGCCGCTGAGCGCAAAGCTGCGGGACGTCCGGCGCCTCGAAGACGCCAACGCCGCCGCCATCGTGCTGCATTCGCTGTTCGAGGAACAGATCACCGAGGCCGAGAGCGGTCAGATCCACGGCGTCGATCCGTTGGAGGACGCCGGCTTCGCGCCGCTGATCGACACCTTCCCGGCGGCGCGCGAGTACCGGTTGGCGCCCGACGAGTATCTGGAGCACCTCCGCCGGGTCAAAGCGGCGGTGGGCATTCCGGTGATCGCGTCGCTCAACGGCACGTCGCGCGGGCAGTGGATGAAATACGGCGTGCAGCTCGAGCAGGCGGGCGCCGACGCGCTGGAAGTGAACATCTACCGCGTGCTGTCCGAGTTCAGCGTGTCCGCCGAGACCGTGGAGAACGACCTGGTTCAGGCGGTGCGTGACCTGAAGAGCACGCTGAAGATCCCGCTCGCGCTCAAGCTGCCGCCGTTCTACACCGCGTTCGCGAATCTCGCGAGCCGCCTGGACCAGGCGGGCGTCGACGGGCTCGTCCTGTTCAACCGGTTCTATCAGCCGGACATCAACCTGCGGACGCTGACCGCGACGCCGGCGCTCTCCCTGTCGCGCCGATCGGAGCTGCTGCTGCGGCTGCGCTGGCTCGCGATCCTGCACGGACGGGTTCGCGCGTCGCTGGCCGCGACCGGCGGCGTCGAGAGCGCCAACGACGGCGTCAAGGCCGTTCTCGCGGGAGCGCACGCGGTGCAGGTCGTCTCGGCCCTGCTTCGCCACGGCCCCGGGTTCCTGGCGGCGATCGTGAACGGGTTCTCTGCCTGGATGGAGCGCCACGACGTCGCGCGGCTGGACGACGTGCGCGGACGGGTGAGTCTGCAGAACGCCGCGGCGCCGGCGAACTTCGAACGCGCGAGCTACATCCGCACGCTCAACGAGTGGCGGCGCCCGGCGCGGTGA
- a CDS encoding universal stress protein has translation MNVRPSILCPIDYSEPSAGALHYAAALAEHFVTRLIVLGVEDPLLTTALDLGSGVHWTRDLSEREIGRFVTGVFGEDAAALQMCEYDVAVGKPPVEILRVARERSCDLIVMSSHGLTGARKLFFGSTTERVLRETTVPVLVTPPQNPGPIHVEDARRLLHRIVVPVDLSPASLHQTQVARGVAEALNLPLLLLHVIEPVRSRLLSRHHLLGLDSNRRALAEDGLEELVATLPRKLRPEPLIVFGDPAEEAAKVVRDRQAGLVVMGLHGSPLLGPRMGSVTYRMLCLTPTLVLALPPKAIGRPKTDGREEAAVARTAEAGGPDR, from the coding sequence ATGAACGTCCGCCCCTCTATCCTCTGCCCCATCGACTATTCGGAGCCTTCGGCGGGCGCTCTGCACTACGCCGCGGCACTTGCCGAACACTTCGTCACCCGGCTGATCGTCCTCGGAGTCGAAGATCCCCTGCTCACGACGGCGCTCGATCTGGGCTCGGGTGTCCACTGGACGCGCGATCTGTCGGAGCGCGAGATCGGCCGGTTCGTGACCGGCGTGTTCGGCGAAGACGCCGCCGCGCTCCAGATGTGCGAGTACGACGTCGCCGTCGGCAAGCCGCCGGTCGAGATCCTGCGCGTCGCGCGCGAGCGGTCGTGCGATCTCATCGTCATGAGCTCGCACGGGCTCACGGGCGCGCGGAAACTGTTCTTCGGCTCGACCACCGAGCGCGTGCTGCGCGAGACCACCGTGCCGGTGCTCGTGACGCCGCCGCAGAATCCCGGACCGATTCACGTGGAGGACGCCAGACGGCTGCTGCACCGGATCGTGGTCCCGGTCGACCTTTCACCCGCGTCGCTGCATCAGACACAGGTCGCGCGCGGCGTCGCGGAAGCGCTGAACCTCCCCCTTCTGCTGCTGCACGTGATCGAGCCGGTCAGGAGCCGCCTGCTCTCGCGGCATCACCTGCTGGGACTCGATTCGAACCGCCGCGCCCTGGCGGAGGACGGTCTCGAGGAACTGGTCGCCACGCTGCCGCGGAAGCTTCGCCCGGAACCGCTCATCGTCTTCGGCGATCCGGCAGAAGAAGCGGCCAAGGTGGTCCGCGATCGGCAGGCGGGGCTCGTCGTGATGGGGCTGCACGGATCGCCGCTGCTGGGACCGCGGATGGGCTCGGTGACGTACCGGATGCTCTGCCTCACGCCGACGCTCGTGCTCGCGCTCCCGCCCAAGGCGATCGGGCGGCCGAAGACCGACGGCCGTGAGGAGGCCGCGGTCGCGCGAACCGCCGAGGCCGGCGGACCGGATCGTTGA
- a CDS encoding ATP-binding protein encodes MLATVMEPRATADAGAARAISESLRTLDELRYALDQSAIVAATDHRGVITYVNDRFCEISQYSREELLGRDHRVVNSGLHPKEFMADLWRTIAGGRIWRGEIRNRAKDGSFYWVETTIVPFMDGAGKPRQYLSIRYEITARKEAEARLREQASLAQLGALAAVVAHEVRNPLAGLRASLQVIDGRCDVRDRGTITAMIQRIDSLNDKLSDLLLYARPKPPRRQSVDSRALARDVALAAQASTGRSGAPIGVVVDGRISVVADPDMLRAALLNLMINACQAAGNKEVGICVSEADGVCRFAVCDRGPGIPAEIRERIFEPFFTTRVSGTGLGLAIVKRLIELQDGTIAVRDRPGGGTIAEISLPASRTQ; translated from the coding sequence ATGCTCGCTACGGTGATGGAGCCGCGAGCCACGGCCGACGCGGGGGCGGCGCGGGCGATATCCGAATCGCTCCGGACGCTCGACGAGCTCCGCTACGCGCTGGATCAATCGGCGATCGTCGCCGCGACCGATCACCGCGGCGTCATCACCTACGTGAACGACAGGTTCTGCGAGATCTCACAGTACTCGCGCGAGGAGCTGCTCGGCCGGGATCACCGCGTCGTCAACTCCGGCCTCCATCCGAAGGAGTTCATGGCCGATCTGTGGCGCACCATCGCGGGCGGGCGCATCTGGCGGGGCGAGATTCGCAATCGGGCCAAGGACGGATCGTTCTACTGGGTCGAGACCACCATCGTCCCCTTCATGGACGGGGCGGGCAAGCCGCGGCAGTACCTCTCGATCCGGTACGAAATCACCGCCCGCAAGGAAGCGGAGGCGCGGCTGCGCGAGCAGGCCTCGCTGGCGCAGCTCGGCGCGCTCGCCGCGGTGGTGGCGCACGAAGTCCGCAACCCGCTGGCCGGCTTGCGCGCGTCGCTCCAGGTCATCGACGGCCGCTGCGACGTGCGGGATCGCGGCACCATCACGGCGATGATCCAGCGCATCGACAGCCTGAACGACAAGCTGAGCGATCTGCTGCTCTACGCGCGGCCGAAGCCGCCGCGCCGGCAGAGCGTCGACTCGAGAGCGTTGGCGCGCGACGTCGCGCTGGCCGCGCAGGCGAGCACCGGGCGATCCGGCGCTCCGATCGGCGTCGTCGTCGACGGGCGCATCAGCGTCGTCGCCGATCCGGACATGCTGCGCGCCGCGCTGCTGAACCTGATGATCAACGCGTGTCAGGCCGCCGGGAACAAAGAGGTCGGCATCTGCGTGAGCGAGGCGGACGGAGTCTGCCGTTTCGCGGTCTGCGATCGCGGACCGGGCATCCCGGCCGAGATCCGCGAACGCATCTTCGAGCCGTTCTTCACGACCCGCGTCAGCGGCACCGGACTCGGGCTGGCGATCGTCAAGCGGCTGATCGAGCTGCAGGACGGGACGATCGCCGTCAGGGATCGGCCGGGAGGCGGAACGATCGCAGAGATCAGCCTGCCGGCGTCACGGACGCAGTAG
- a CDS encoding CHAD domain-containing protein — MHDRSRQPALGEQATRLADDQLALALDDLHRAGSNHGDWVHDARRRIRRVRALLRLLRPRLTDEAFDEGNRRLRTLNRRLAAVETEFTALATLARLASRPDAGDARPALDAVRTALVQRAERADLSAAATRLLKRAETAVAVERARIGTWEIERQTVPVETGLEKSRRQAAAALARALDRPTPRREREWRRSTTRLWLHVRLLEPYRRGLQALRRRLDVLDGILDDAHNVTILERLLVEEGVASRRDTATALRLLRHYRSELRTRAAAEAQAALRLVRRPQARRAAPSSAVRTTAKMVSRSRRT; from the coding sequence ATGCATGACCGGTCACGCCAGCCCGCCCTCGGTGAGCAGGCGACACGGCTCGCGGACGATCAGCTGGCGCTGGCGCTGGACGATCTGCATCGCGCCGGATCGAACCACGGCGACTGGGTCCACGATGCGCGCCGCCGCATCCGCCGGGTGCGCGCGCTGCTGCGGCTGCTGCGCCCGCGGCTGACCGACGAGGCGTTCGACGAGGGCAACCGCCGGCTGCGCACGCTCAACCGGCGCCTTGCGGCGGTCGAGACCGAGTTCACCGCGCTCGCGACGCTCGCCCGGCTCGCGTCGCGGCCGGACGCGGGCGACGCGCGGCCGGCGCTCGACGCCGTCAGGACCGCCCTCGTGCAGCGGGCGGAGCGCGCCGACCTCAGCGCCGCCGCAACGCGGCTGTTGAAAAGAGCCGAGACGGCGGTGGCGGTCGAGCGGGCGCGCATCGGCACGTGGGAGATCGAGCGGCAGACCGTGCCGGTCGAGACCGGGCTCGAGAAGAGCCGGCGGCAGGCGGCGGCGGCGCTCGCCCGGGCGCTCGATCGGCCGACGCCGCGGCGGGAGCGCGAGTGGCGGCGGAGCACGACGCGCCTGTGGCTGCACGTGCGCCTGCTCGAACCGTATCGTCGCGGGCTGCAGGCGCTTCGCCGGCGGCTGGACGTCCTCGACGGCATCCTCGACGACGCGCACAACGTGACGATCCTGGAGCGGCTGCTCGTCGAAGAAGGGGTGGCGTCGCGGCGGGACACCGCGACGGCGCTGCGGCTGCTGCGGCACTATCGGTCGGAGCTGCGGACGCGCGCCGCCGCGGAAGCGCAGGCGGCGCTGCGTCTGGTGCGGCGCCCTCAGGCGCGCAGGGCGGCACCCTCGTCGGCGGTCCGCACCACCGCGAAGATGGTCTCGAGATCGCGGCGGACCTGA
- a CDS encoding Na+/H+ antiporter NhaA, translating to MRHHTEAQEAMTLPELRLAPLERIARFVFDRFLLLPLGAALAVVWANVSPESYFRFARALDFPVNEIAMALFLALMAQEVYDAMMPGGALHTWRRWGMALVAAGGGLAGAYGAYVIYVGMSHQLVLRQGWPIAGAVDVAAAYYVIKSVWRRSAALPFVLLIALASDAAGVVAMALRPRGVETHPAGLVLVLAAVAAAAMLRRRRVHVFWPYLALCGPLAWWGLYLNRIHPALALIPIVPLLPHAPRRLEFFADPHDTDDVHHFEQRWNVAVQLILFTFGLVNAGVMLRGYDTGTWALLTALLVGRPVGILAAVAVAVALGFHLPRRLGWPAMIVIALAMSSGFTFALFFSVGLVPVGPMLAELKLGALLSVVAAPAALLAARAFGLGRYSRKHHSEAHHA from the coding sequence ATGAGACACCACACCGAAGCGCAGGAGGCGATGACGCTGCCGGAGCTGCGCCTGGCGCCGCTCGAACGCATCGCCCGTTTCGTCTTCGACCGGTTCCTGCTCCTGCCCCTGGGCGCGGCGCTGGCCGTGGTCTGGGCGAACGTCAGTCCGGAGAGCTATTTCCGCTTCGCGCGCGCGCTCGATTTTCCGGTGAACGAGATCGCGATGGCGCTGTTCCTCGCGCTGATGGCGCAGGAAGTCTACGACGCGATGATGCCGGGCGGCGCGCTGCACACCTGGCGGCGGTGGGGCATGGCGCTGGTCGCCGCCGGGGGCGGCCTCGCCGGGGCATACGGCGCCTATGTCATCTACGTCGGCATGAGCCACCAGCTCGTGCTGCGGCAGGGATGGCCGATCGCGGGAGCGGTCGACGTCGCCGCCGCGTACTACGTGATCAAGAGCGTCTGGCGCCGCAGCGCCGCGCTGCCGTTCGTCCTGCTGATCGCGCTCGCCAGCGACGCCGCGGGAGTCGTCGCGATGGCGCTGCGCCCTCGCGGGGTCGAGACGCACCCCGCCGGTCTCGTGCTGGTGCTGGCCGCCGTCGCGGCGGCGGCGATGCTGCGCCGGCGCCGCGTGCACGTCTTCTGGCCGTACCTGGCGCTCTGCGGACCGCTCGCGTGGTGGGGCCTGTACCTGAACCGCATCCATCCGGCGCTGGCGCTGATTCCGATCGTGCCGCTGCTGCCGCATGCGCCGCGGCGGCTCGAGTTCTTCGCCGATCCGCACGACACCGACGACGTGCATCATTTCGAGCAGCGGTGGAACGTCGCCGTCCAGTTGATTCTCTTCACCTTCGGGCTGGTGAACGCCGGCGTGATGCTGCGCGGGTACGATACGGGGACCTGGGCGCTGTTGACCGCGTTGCTGGTGGGCCGCCCTGTCGGCATTCTCGCCGCCGTCGCCGTCGCCGTCGCACTCGGCTTCCATCTGCCGCGGCGCCTCGGCTGGCCGGCGATGATCGTCATCGCGCTGGCGATGTCCAGCGGCTTCACGTTCGCGCTGTTCTTCTCCGTCGGGCTGGTGCCGGTGGGCCCGATGCTCGCGGAACTGAAGCTCGGCGCGCTGCTGTCCGTGGTCGCGGCGCCGGCGGCGCTCCTCGCCGCGCGGGCATTCGGCCTCGGCAGGTATTCACGCAAGCACCACTCGGAGGCGCATCATGCATGA
- a CDS encoding metallophosphoesterase, with translation MTIQPHARRCLALLAILLAGHAWTAAQDTGFPLVPGSVRFAVIGDNGTGDRPQYEVGAQMTAARARFPFEFVVMLGDNMYGRQQAADFVQKFERPYAPLLEAGLPFYAALGNHDDPDNRTYKGFNMNGARYYTYARGNVRFVVLDTNALDRAQVGWLENTLRDATEEWKICYFHHPLYSDGGRHGSNVELRVVLEPILVRYGVSVVFAGHEHIYERVVPQKGITHFVQGASGQLRRGDVEPSAMTAAAFDQDQSFTLVEIAGPTMFFQTISRTGRVVDAGIIRLRPTT, from the coding sequence ATGACCATCCAGCCGCACGCTCGACGCTGCCTCGCGCTGCTCGCGATCCTGCTCGCGGGGCATGCCTGGACGGCCGCGCAGGACACGGGCTTTCCCCTCGTCCCGGGATCCGTGCGATTCGCCGTCATCGGCGACAACGGCACCGGCGACCGGCCGCAGTACGAAGTCGGCGCCCAGATGACGGCCGCACGGGCGCGCTTCCCGTTCGAGTTCGTCGTCATGCTCGGCGACAACATGTACGGGCGCCAGCAGGCCGCGGATTTCGTGCAGAAGTTCGAGCGTCCGTACGCGCCGCTGCTCGAGGCCGGGCTCCCGTTCTACGCCGCGCTCGGCAACCACGACGATCCGGACAATCGCACCTACAAGGGCTTCAACATGAACGGCGCGCGGTACTACACCTACGCGCGCGGCAACGTGCGGTTCGTGGTGCTCGATACGAACGCCCTCGATCGGGCACAGGTCGGCTGGCTGGAGAACACGCTGAGGGACGCGACGGAGGAGTGGAAGATCTGCTACTTCCACCATCCGCTCTATTCGGATGGCGGGCGGCACGGCTCGAACGTGGAGCTGCGCGTCGTGCTCGAGCCGATCCTGGTGCGCTACGGGGTGTCGGTCGTCTTCGCCGGGCACGAGCACATCTACGAACGCGTGGTGCCGCAGAAGGGCATCACCCACTTCGTCCAGGGCGCCAGCGGGCAGCTGCGGCGCGGCGACGTCGAGCCGAGCGCCATGACCGCGGCGGCCTTCGATCAGGATCAGAGCTTCACGCTCGTCGAGATCGCCGGACCCACGATGTTCTTCCAGACCATCTCGCGAACGGGCCGGGTCGTGGACGCGGGCATCATCCGCCTGCGCCCGACGACGTGA
- a CDS encoding PEP/pyruvate-binding domain-containing protein codes for MSRDPCRAYFIGGQMPPAAFDPAVVGGKAANLARLQRLGLPVPPALALTTDLARAFMRGSALPAGLRRRIAPWLRGLEHAASTALGAPTQLVVSIRSSPPKSMPGMLGTVLDAGMNEDAVAALIRQTGSPWLAWDTYRRFIRSFAERVRHCPAAPFERIAAEHLAAAGAETLQDLDPISMRSLARASAARFEELTGAPLPRDRVTQVLEAVAAVLASWTSPSARAYRRLNGLDDATGTGVLIQAMVFGNSGPRSGSGVAFTRDPATGNPGLYVDFASNGQGEDVVAGRLPVAGGARLPALLPAVWAQLQSARSLLEREFRDMQDLEFTVDDGRLFYLQTRPGKRTPWAALRIATDLVREGVLDEATAVERLAPYDLDAIRRVVVAPGPLDRPIAQAIPASVGVATGAVVFDAARTRDPGGRPTVLLRSELTTDDIAGLAAAAGVLTTFGGRTSHAAVVARQLGKVCLVGCASLRCDEGGRSGSLGGRRLREGDEITLDGESGVIYDGRVPVVTERPVEDLALVRRWRTRQAPPEALTTAEGTGPA; via the coding sequence GTGAGCCGCGACCCGTGCCGTGCGTACTTCATCGGCGGCCAGATGCCGCCAGCCGCCTTCGACCCGGCCGTCGTCGGCGGCAAGGCAGCCAACCTCGCCCGCTTGCAGCGGCTGGGGCTGCCCGTGCCCCCCGCGCTGGCGCTGACCACCGATCTCGCGCGTGCGTTCATGCGCGGGAGCGCGCTGCCTGCCGGTCTGCGCCGGCGCATTGCACCGTGGCTGCGCGGCCTGGAGCACGCCGCGTCGACGGCGCTCGGCGCGCCCACGCAGCTGGTCGTGTCCATCCGCTCCAGCCCGCCCAAGTCGATGCCCGGCATGCTGGGCACCGTGCTCGACGCCGGCATGAACGAGGATGCCGTCGCCGCACTCATCCGGCAGACGGGCAGCCCGTGGCTGGCGTGGGACACCTACCGGCGGTTCATCCGCTCCTTTGCCGAGCGCGTGCGGCACTGTCCGGCGGCGCCGTTCGAACGAATCGCCGCCGAGCATCTCGCCGCGGCGGGGGCCGAGACGCTTCAGGATCTCGATCCGATCTCGATGCGCAGCCTGGCGCGCGCGTCCGCCGCCCGGTTCGAGGAACTCACCGGCGCGCCGCTTCCGCGGGATCGCGTCACGCAGGTCCTCGAGGCGGTCGCAGCGGTGCTCGCGTCGTGGACCTCGCCGTCCGCGCGCGCCTACCGGCGCTTGAACGGCCTGGACGACGCGACCGGCACCGGTGTGCTCATTCAGGCCATGGTCTTCGGCAACAGCGGTCCGCGCTCGGGATCAGGGGTTGCGTTCACGCGTGATCCCGCGACCGGCAACCCCGGGCTGTACGTCGACTTCGCGTCCAACGGCCAGGGAGAGGACGTCGTCGCCGGACGCCTTCCCGTCGCCGGCGGCGCGCGCCTGCCGGCGCTTCTGCCCGCGGTCTGGGCGCAGCTGCAGTCGGCGCGCTCGCTGCTCGAACGCGAGTTTCGCGACATGCAGGATCTCGAGTTCACCGTCGACGACGGGCGCCTGTTCTACCTGCAGACGCGCCCCGGGAAGCGAACCCCGTGGGCGGCGCTGCGAATCGCCACCGACCTCGTACGCGAAGGTGTGCTCGACGAAGCCACAGCGGTCGAGCGGCTGGCGCCGTACGACCTCGACGCGATCAGGCGGGTAGTCGTCGCGCCGGGTCCGCTCGACCGCCCGATCGCGCAGGCCATCCCGGCGAGCGTCGGCGTGGCGACCGGCGCCGTCGTCTTCGACGCCGCCCGGACGCGCGACCCCGGGGGACGGCCGACGGTGCTGCTGCGATCGGAGCTGACCACCGACGACATTGCGGGGCTGGCCGCCGCCGCCGGCGTGCTGACGACCTTCGGCGGACGCACCTCTCACGCCGCCGTCGTGGCGCGGCAGCTGGGCAAGGTCTGTCTCGTCGGCTGCGCGTCGCTCCGCTGCGACGAGGGAGGACGCAGCGGGTCGCTCGGCGGCCGCCGCCTCCGCGAAGGAGACGAGATCACGCTCGACGGCGAGAGCGGCGTGATCTACGACGGCCGCGTGCCGGTGGTGACGGAACGGCCGGTCGAGGATCTGGCGCTCGTGCGGCGCTGGCGCACCCGGCAGGCGCCTCCGGAAGCGCTGACCACAGCAGAAGGGACGGGACCGGCATGA